Proteins encoded in a region of the Neodiprion lecontei isolate iyNeoLeco1 chromosome 5, iyNeoLeco1.1, whole genome shotgun sequence genome:
- the LOC107223208 gene encoding facilitated trehalose transporter Tret1-like yields MKKLKPTPQIFAPLAVQVFKLKRKQEWLRGTTNVNEEIEVVKKNVEFELKNAGTLKELFKVKGNRKALVILIGLMSASELSGIMAVSSYSTLILKEVGSGITPNVYVIITRFVQLVASIASVFLVDRVGKKPILIGRKTLLLLLSIPCLASGVLITFARNCWWYYVARYKYKLRCNRSLQQAYWLQGSVAFVVIPMYIGEIAEDKIRGGLGVLVIVMYNSGLVLVYSVGPWVSLLSLATIGIAIPAVSLATFVWIPESPYFYIMKNRPELARKSLQWLRGTTHVDEEIEVVKKNVEFDLQNAGTFKELLIDPGNGKGLVIVLFTCQQLSGILAVLSYSTIILNKTGSGATSSISVIVIGLIQFVASFAPLFMVDRIGRRPLLLGSMFFSIIFLISMYVLAVSP; encoded by the exons ATGAAGAAGTTGAAGCCTACTCCCCAAATTTTCGCACCTTTAGCAG TGcaagttttcaaattgaaacgTAAGCAAGAATGGTTGAGGGGCACAACGAACGTCAACGAGGAGATCGAGGTCGTCAAGAAGAACGTGGAGTTCGAGTTAAAGAACGCTGGAACATTGAAGGAGCTGTTTAAGGTCAAGGGGAATCGAAAG GCACTGGTCATCCTTATTGGTCTGATGTCAGCCTCGGAACTGTCTGGCATAATGGCAGTTAGCTCTTACAGTACCCTGATCCTCAAGGAAGTTGGATCCGGTATAACTCCAAACGTTTACGTCATTATAACTAGATTCGTGCAACTCGTCGCCTCCATTGCGTCTGTCTTTCTTGTTGACAGGGTTGGTAAAAAACCGATACTAATTG GGAGAAAGACGTTACTGTTACTTCTATCGATTCCATGTCTAGCCTCAGGCGTCCTTATAACTTTTGCTCGAAACTGCTGGTGGTACTACGTAGCAAGGTACAAGTACAAGCTGCGATGTAATCGATCTTTGCAACAGGCATACTGGCTCCAAG GGTCAGTCGCCTTCGTCGTCATCCCTATGTATATAGGAGAAATTGCAGAGGACAAAATTCGCGGGGGTCTTGGTGTGCTGGTCATAGTTATGTACAACTCGGGGCTGGTGTTGGTCTACAGCGTTGGTCCATGGGTCAGCTTACTTTCACTCGCAACGATAGGAATAGCGATTCCAGCCGTATCCCTTGCTACCTTCGTCTGGATACCGGAATCCCCATATTTTTACATCATGAAAAATAGACCAGAACTCGCCAGGAAGAGTCTTCAATGGCTGAGGGGAACGACGCACGTCGACGAGGAGATCGAGGTTGTGAAGAAAAACGTAGAGTTCGATTTACAGAATGCGGGGACATTCAAGGAGTTGTTAATTGACCCAGGAAATGGAAAG GGGCTCGTTATTGTCCTCTTCACCTGTCAACAATTATCCGGTATACTCGCTGTCTTGTCGTACAGTACAATCATTCTCAACAAAACTGGATCCGGTGCAACTTCCAGCATTTCCGTCATCGTAATCGGACTCATTCAATTCGTTGCCTCGTTTGCGCCTTTGTTTATGGTCGACAGAATAGGCAGAAGACCATTACTGCTTGGATCCATGTTTTTCAGCATCATATTTCTAATAAGTATGTATGTTCTGGCGGTTTCGCCGTGA
- the LOC107223211 gene encoding facilitated trehalose transporter Tret1-2 homolog isoform X2: MDSSRSEDNGFLKPKIIQKSKSARQIFAAVSATLILIASGFHIGWASPSLAKLQAKDADIFVTSSQGSWIASFLLMGSIFGTILALLVVDRWGRKTLLLLMSIPLFVSCVLIALAQTYWWFYLARFTAGIGNGAIFTGMPIYVSEIAEDRMRGAFGILATVMMNLGTLVSYGIGPWVSRATLAMVGAIVPVVYALTFIWMPETPYYFAMKSVHKKSVKSLRWLREISDVTEEVKKIRINVTLKRKDVRSITELCTVKGNQKASGITAISAYSTIIFNQVDSGLSTGVFIIILGIVKLTIAAMVIFLADVAGRRPLLLTSISLSTLFLFAEAVYFHLQANGTDLTSVSWLPLVAMIAFLISYTSGMGTIPMVTAAEIFPCEVKALAMTAAVTYMCAAGICVTKLYQIVSDAYGIHVALYIFTVCSTASTAFIFLVVPETKRRSLNEIQDELHGVTKPML; the protein is encoded by the exons ATGGATTCATCAAGATCTGAAGACAACGGATTTCTGAAACCCAAAATTATACAGAAATCGAAAAGTGCCCGTCAAATCTTCGCAGCCGTATCTG CTACTCTGATCTTGATTGCAAGTGGATTTCACATAGGATGGGCGTCTCCGTCTTTGGCAAAGCTGCAAGCTAAAGACGCTGACATCTTCGTCACGTCGAGCCAAGGTTCTTGGATCGCTAGTTTTCTTCTAATGGGTAGTATCTTCGGTACGATACTTGCTCTCTTGGTGGTCGACAGATGGGGCAGAAAAACGCTACTGCTTTTGATGTCAATCCCTTTATTCGTTTCGTGCGTACTGATCGCTCTCGCACAAACCTACTGGTGGTTTTACCTGGCACG GTTCACCGCTGGCATTGGCAATGGTGCTATTTTCACTGGCATGCCAATTTACGTAAGTGAAATTGCTGAAGACAGGATGCGCGGAGCGTTTGGGATCCTGGCTACAGTTATGATGAATTTAGGAACCCTCGTGTCATACGGAATTGGTCCTTGGGTGAGCCGAGCTACTCTTGCAATGGTTGGAGCTATCGTTCCCGTTGTCTACGCCTTGACGTTTATCTGGATGCCCGAAACGCCGTACTACTTCGCGATGAAGAGTGTTCACAAAAAGAGCGTTAAGAGTCTAAGATGGCTGAGAGAGATATCCGACGTTACcgaagaggtgaaaaaaattcgtattaACGTTACGTTGAAGCGAAAGGATGTCAGATCGATAACGGAGCTGTGCACAGTCAAGGGTAATCAAAAA GCTTCCGGAATCACAGCAATTTCAGCTTACTCGACGATCATCTTCAACCAGGTGGACTCTGGGCTAAGTACCGGCGTTTTCATAATCATATTGGGAATCGTTAAGCTGACAATTGCCGCCATGGTGATCTTCTTGGCTGACGTGGCAGGAAGAAGACCTTTGCTTCTTACGTCCATATCTCTGAGCACACTCTTCTTATTCG CCGAAGCTGTCTACTTTCATCTGCAAGCCAACGGTACCGATCTGACATCAGTCTCGTGGCTTCCACTGGTGGCAATGATTGCATTTCTGATCAGCTACACATCGGGCATGGGAACTATACCGATGGTCACAGCCGCCGAAATATTTCCCTGCGAAGTCAAAGCCTTAGCCATGACTGCCGCTGTTACCTACATGTGTGCGGCTGGAATTTGCGTCACTAAATTGTACCAAATCGTTTCGGACGCTTACGGCATTCACGTGGCATTGTATATCTTCACAGTCTGTAGCACGGCGTCAACGGCTTTCATATTCCTTGTCGTTCCCGAGACGAAAAGGCGTTCGCTAAATGAGATTCAAGACGAACTTCACGGCGTCACGAAACCAATGTTGTGA
- the LOC107223211 gene encoding facilitated trehalose transporter Tret1-2 homolog isoform X3, whose translation MGSIFGTILALLVVDRWGRKTLLLLMSIPLFVSCVLIALAQTYWWFYLARFTAGIGNGAIFTGMPIYVSEIAEDRMRGAFGILATVMMNLGTLVSYGIGPWVSRATLAMVGAIVPVVYALTFIWMPETPYYFAMKSVHKKSVKSLRWLREISDVTEEVKKIRINVTLKRKDVRSITELCTVKGNQKALVIMIGLLTCQQASGITAISAYSTIIFNQVDSGLSTGVFIIILGIVKLTIAAMVIFLADVAGRRPLLLTSISLSTLFLFAEAVYFHLQANGTDLTSVSWLPLVAMIAFLISYTSGMGTIPMVTAAEIFPCEVKALAMTAAVTYMCAAGICVTKLYQIVSDAYGIHVALYIFTVCSTASTAFIFLVVPETKRRSLNEIQDELHGVTKPML comes from the exons ATGGGTAGTATCTTCGGTACGATACTTGCTCTCTTGGTGGTCGACAGATGGGGCAGAAAAACGCTACTGCTTTTGATGTCAATCCCTTTATTCGTTTCGTGCGTACTGATCGCTCTCGCACAAACCTACTGGTGGTTTTACCTGGCACG GTTCACCGCTGGCATTGGCAATGGTGCTATTTTCACTGGCATGCCAATTTACGTAAGTGAAATTGCTGAAGACAGGATGCGCGGAGCGTTTGGGATCCTGGCTACAGTTATGATGAATTTAGGAACCCTCGTGTCATACGGAATTGGTCCTTGGGTGAGCCGAGCTACTCTTGCAATGGTTGGAGCTATCGTTCCCGTTGTCTACGCCTTGACGTTTATCTGGATGCCCGAAACGCCGTACTACTTCGCGATGAAGAGTGTTCACAAAAAGAGCGTTAAGAGTCTAAGATGGCTGAGAGAGATATCCGACGTTACcgaagaggtgaaaaaaattcgtattaACGTTACGTTGAAGCGAAAGGATGTCAGATCGATAACGGAGCTGTGCACAGTCAAGGGTAATCAAAAA GCATTAGTCATCATGATTGGGCTGCTGACTTGCCAACAGGCTTCCGGAATCACAGCAATTTCAGCTTACTCGACGATCATCTTCAACCAGGTGGACTCTGGGCTAAGTACCGGCGTTTTCATAATCATATTGGGAATCGTTAAGCTGACAATTGCCGCCATGGTGATCTTCTTGGCTGACGTGGCAGGAAGAAGACCTTTGCTTCTTACGTCCATATCTCTGAGCACACTCTTCTTATTCG CCGAAGCTGTCTACTTTCATCTGCAAGCCAACGGTACCGATCTGACATCAGTCTCGTGGCTTCCACTGGTGGCAATGATTGCATTTCTGATCAGCTACACATCGGGCATGGGAACTATACCGATGGTCACAGCCGCCGAAATATTTCCCTGCGAAGTCAAAGCCTTAGCCATGACTGCCGCTGTTACCTACATGTGTGCGGCTGGAATTTGCGTCACTAAATTGTACCAAATCGTTTCGGACGCTTACGGCATTCACGTGGCATTGTATATCTTCACAGTCTGTAGCACGGCGTCAACGGCTTTCATATTCCTTGTCGTTCCCGAGACGAAAAGGCGTTCGCTAAATGAGATTCAAGACGAACTTCACGGCGTCACGAAACCAATGTTGTGA
- the LOC107223211 gene encoding facilitated trehalose transporter Tret1-2 homolog isoform X1, with protein sequence MDSSRSEDNGFLKPKIIQKSKSARQIFAAVSATLILIASGFHIGWASPSLAKLQAKDADIFVTSSQGSWIASFLLMGSIFGTILALLVVDRWGRKTLLLLMSIPLFVSCVLIALAQTYWWFYLARFTAGIGNGAIFTGMPIYVSEIAEDRMRGAFGILATVMMNLGTLVSYGIGPWVSRATLAMVGAIVPVVYALTFIWMPETPYYFAMKSVHKKSVKSLRWLREISDVTEEVKKIRINVTLKRKDVRSITELCTVKGNQKALVIMIGLLTCQQASGITAISAYSTIIFNQVDSGLSTGVFIIILGIVKLTIAAMVIFLADVAGRRPLLLTSISLSTLFLFAEAVYFHLQANGTDLTSVSWLPLVAMIAFLISYTSGMGTIPMVTAAEIFPCEVKALAMTAAVTYMCAAGICVTKLYQIVSDAYGIHVALYIFTVCSTASTAFIFLVVPETKRRSLNEIQDELHGVTKPML encoded by the exons ATGGATTCATCAAGATCTGAAGACAACGGATTTCTGAAACCCAAAATTATACAGAAATCGAAAAGTGCCCGTCAAATCTTCGCAGCCGTATCTG CTACTCTGATCTTGATTGCAAGTGGATTTCACATAGGATGGGCGTCTCCGTCTTTGGCAAAGCTGCAAGCTAAAGACGCTGACATCTTCGTCACGTCGAGCCAAGGTTCTTGGATCGCTAGTTTTCTTCTAATGGGTAGTATCTTCGGTACGATACTTGCTCTCTTGGTGGTCGACAGATGGGGCAGAAAAACGCTACTGCTTTTGATGTCAATCCCTTTATTCGTTTCGTGCGTACTGATCGCTCTCGCACAAACCTACTGGTGGTTTTACCTGGCACG GTTCACCGCTGGCATTGGCAATGGTGCTATTTTCACTGGCATGCCAATTTACGTAAGTGAAATTGCTGAAGACAGGATGCGCGGAGCGTTTGGGATCCTGGCTACAGTTATGATGAATTTAGGAACCCTCGTGTCATACGGAATTGGTCCTTGGGTGAGCCGAGCTACTCTTGCAATGGTTGGAGCTATCGTTCCCGTTGTCTACGCCTTGACGTTTATCTGGATGCCCGAAACGCCGTACTACTTCGCGATGAAGAGTGTTCACAAAAAGAGCGTTAAGAGTCTAAGATGGCTGAGAGAGATATCCGACGTTACcgaagaggtgaaaaaaattcgtattaACGTTACGTTGAAGCGAAAGGATGTCAGATCGATAACGGAGCTGTGCACAGTCAAGGGTAATCAAAAA GCATTAGTCATCATGATTGGGCTGCTGACTTGCCAACAGGCTTCCGGAATCACAGCAATTTCAGCTTACTCGACGATCATCTTCAACCAGGTGGACTCTGGGCTAAGTACCGGCGTTTTCATAATCATATTGGGAATCGTTAAGCTGACAATTGCCGCCATGGTGATCTTCTTGGCTGACGTGGCAGGAAGAAGACCTTTGCTTCTTACGTCCATATCTCTGAGCACACTCTTCTTATTCG CCGAAGCTGTCTACTTTCATCTGCAAGCCAACGGTACCGATCTGACATCAGTCTCGTGGCTTCCACTGGTGGCAATGATTGCATTTCTGATCAGCTACACATCGGGCATGGGAACTATACCGATGGTCACAGCCGCCGAAATATTTCCCTGCGAAGTCAAAGCCTTAGCCATGACTGCCGCTGTTACCTACATGTGTGCGGCTGGAATTTGCGTCACTAAATTGTACCAAATCGTTTCGGACGCTTACGGCATTCACGTGGCATTGTATATCTTCACAGTCTGTAGCACGGCGTCAACGGCTTTCATATTCCTTGTCGTTCCCGAGACGAAAAGGCGTTCGCTAAATGAGATTCAAGACGAACTTCACGGCGTCACGAAACCAATGTTGTGA